The Vitis vinifera cultivar Pinot Noir 40024 chromosome 12, ASM3070453v1 genome has a segment encoding these proteins:
- the LOC100249234 gene encoding uncharacterized protein LOC100249234 isoform X2 — translation MKRKRVLKKANPANAPSMGAIVNQTTDAASEDQRTNYEEQPIPSDPDPRHNEEEFNVALMVIKKIMSMDGTAPFNVPVNPIVLGVTDYFDVIGTPMDFGTILCNLENGVKYMNSEDVFNDARCIWENCYRYNKPGDRILELVKQVKENFMMLWTAAGLYSAEPRTESGDMPLLPSKDSGMQQIRCSPRCQMGSIASSQQDQSCHSQAQANTKPQSCKRLNLAEPSSSESHQLHPSSNETQSSHSQTGAATNSLRDTLNLSPRDTGKQSSRCLHGLPEGPMTNNQQDQLGSIQPHLQQAFQSSSFEHPNSDFPHQLQSSQSSSSPSSRRRETPGQGSSITKRKPRVRGPTLCLDVWNMPEGQHVVVETNEVGQPDGDSACKLGNFLGTIARDGHLAPLTYADWRAVPQAAKDNMLQLAKSKFEISPRVENWVLKTLGKRWKDWKAQLKAKYFNNKTDDEHIEIDDERVLPEQRPILLAYWRSEESQKRSAMNKANRAKQSIGHTAGTKSFARIRKEERNKRPDGDEPTRAELFIVTHLRKDGTPVDETSANIITQLQERAQANPQPASHERVLHDDIFSQVMGKDGHGRVRTYGLGPCPSDIWGPRPSRAEAIAIASEAKKALNEVAKIKEKMEAVESKCAEMEVQMAEMKSALQKSPV, via the exons ATGAAGCGCAAGCGTGTGCTTAAGAAAGCTAATCCAGCGAATGCACCTTCAATGGGTGCAATTGTAAACCAAACTACTGATGCTGCTTCAGAAGATCAGAGGACAAACTATGAGGAACAACCAATACCTTCTGATCCTGATCCTCGGCACAATGAGGAAGAATTTAATGTTGCCTTGATG GTGATTAAGAAGATTATGAGTATGGATGGGACTGCACCGTTCAATGTTCCTGTCAACCCCATTGTCCTGGGAGTAACT GATTACTTTGATGTCATTGGTACACCAATGGATTTTGGGACAATACTTTGCAATCTTGAAAATGGGGTCAAGTACATGAATTCTGAGGATGTATTTAATGATGCACGATGCATTTGGGAGAACTGCTATAGATATAACAAGCCAGGTGATCGCATTTTGGAACTTGTGAAACAAGTGAAGGAGAATTTCATGATGCTTTGGACTGCAGCTGGGTTGTACAGTGCAGAACCGAGAACAGAGTCTG GGGACATGCCCTTACTGCCTTCCAAAGACAGTGGCATGCAGCAGATCAGATGTTCTCCTAGGTGCCAAATGGGCTCAATAGCCAGCAGCCAACAGGACCAATCATGCCACAGCCAAGCCCAAGCCAATACCAAGCCCCAGTCTTGTAAGAGACTTAACTTGGCAGAACCAAGCTCCAGCGAGTCACATCAGCTCCACCCAAGTTCCAACGAGACTCAATCCTCCCACTCACAAACCGGTGCAGCCACCAACAGTTTAA GAGACACACTTAATTTGTCTCCTAGAGATACTGGCAAGCAGAGCAGCAGGTGTTTGCATGGGCTCCCAGAGGGCCCAATGACCAACAACCAGCAGGATCAATTGGGCTCTATCCAACCTCATCTTCAGCAAGCCTTCCAGAGTTCTAGCTTTGAGCATCCAAACTCTGATTTTCCACACCAACTTCAGTCATCGCAGTCGAGCTCTA GTCCCTCAAGCAGGCGAAGGGAAACTCCAGGCCAAG gttcatcAATCACAAAGAGAAAGCCCCGAGTTCGAGGCCCCACATTGTGTTTGGATGTGTGGAACATGCCTGAAGGTCAGCATGTGGTTGTGGAGACAAATGAGGTAGGGCAGCCTGATGGTGATTCTGCCTGTAAGTTGGGTAACTTTCTGGGTACCATAGCCCGGGATGGACACCTAGCACCCCTTACCTATGCTGATTGGAGGGCGGTGCCTCAAGCTGCCAAGGATAATATGTTGCAACTTGCTAAG TCAAAGTTTGAGATAAGTCCAAGGGTTGAAAACTGGGTGCTCAAGACCCTGGGTAAAAGATGGAAGGACTGGAAGGCACAGTTAAAGGCCAAATATTTTAACAACAAGACGGATGATGAGCATATCGAGATTGATGACGAGCGGGTTCTCCCAGAGCAGCGGCCTATCCTCCTTGCATATTGGCGCTCTGAAGAGAGTCAG AAACGCTCTGCAATGAATAAGGCTAATCGTGCGAAACAAAGCATTGGACATACAGCAGGCACAAAAAGCTTTGCCCGAATCAGGAAGGAGGAG CGAAACAAGAGGCCAGATGGGGATGAGCCCACGAGAGCTGAGCTCTTCATTGTAACCCATCTGCGCAAGGATGGAACACCAGTTGATGAAACATCAGCAAACATTATT ACACAGCTTCAGGAACGTGCACAGGCCAATCCACAGCCTGCTTCACATGAAAGAGTTCTCCACGACGACATCTTCTCCCAAGTCATGGGAAAAGATGGCCATGGCCGTGTCCGAACTTATGGCTTAGGTCCATGCCCATCTGATATCTGGGGTCCAAGGCCCAGCCGCGCAGAAGCCATAGCAATCGCCTCGGAAGCTAAGAAGGCACTGAATGAAGTAGCCAAAATTAAGGAGAAGATGGAGGCGGTGGAGAGTAAATGTGCAGAAATGGAGGTCCAAATGGCTGAAATGAAGTCAGCATTGCAGAAGAGCCCAGTTTAG
- the LOC100249234 gene encoding uncharacterized protein LOC100249234 isoform X3, with protein sequence MKRKRVLKKANPANAPSMGAIVNQTTDAASEDQRTNYEEQPIPSDPDPRHNEEEFNVALMVIKKIMSMDGTAPFNVPVNPIVLGVTDYFDVIGTPMDFGTILCNLENGVKYMNSEDVFNDARCIWENCYRYNKPGDRILELVKQVKENFMMLWTAAGLYSAEPRTESGDTLNLSPRDTGKQSSRCLHGLPEGPMTNNQQDQLGSIQPHLQQAFQSSSFEHPNSDFPHQLQSSQSSSSEYQPFHSQSDQESDGSGPSSRRRETPGQGSSITKRKPRVRGPTLCLDVWNMPEGQHVVVETNEVGQPDGDSACKLGNFLGTIARDGHLAPLTYADWRAVPQAAKDNMLQLAKSKFEISPRVENWVLKTLGKRWKDWKAQLKAKYFNNKTDDEHIEIDDERVLPEQRPILLAYWRSEESQKRSAMNKANRAKQSIGHTAGTKSFARIRKEERNKRPDGDEPTRAELFIVTHLRKDGTPVDETSANIITQLQERAQANPQPASHERVLHDDIFSQVMGKDGHGRVRTYGLGPCPSDIWGPRPSRAEAIAIASEAKKALNEVAKIKEKMEAVESKCAEMEVQMAEMKSALQKSPV encoded by the exons ATGAAGCGCAAGCGTGTGCTTAAGAAAGCTAATCCAGCGAATGCACCTTCAATGGGTGCAATTGTAAACCAAACTACTGATGCTGCTTCAGAAGATCAGAGGACAAACTATGAGGAACAACCAATACCTTCTGATCCTGATCCTCGGCACAATGAGGAAGAATTTAATGTTGCCTTGATG GTGATTAAGAAGATTATGAGTATGGATGGGACTGCACCGTTCAATGTTCCTGTCAACCCCATTGTCCTGGGAGTAACT GATTACTTTGATGTCATTGGTACACCAATGGATTTTGGGACAATACTTTGCAATCTTGAAAATGGGGTCAAGTACATGAATTCTGAGGATGTATTTAATGATGCACGATGCATTTGGGAGAACTGCTATAGATATAACAAGCCAGGTGATCGCATTTTGGAACTTGTGAAACAAGTGAAGGAGAATTTCATGATGCTTTGGACTGCAGCTGGGTTGTACAGTGCAGAACCGAGAACAGAGTCTG GAGACACACTTAATTTGTCTCCTAGAGATACTGGCAAGCAGAGCAGCAGGTGTTTGCATGGGCTCCCAGAGGGCCCAATGACCAACAACCAGCAGGATCAATTGGGCTCTATCCAACCTCATCTTCAGCAAGCCTTCCAGAGTTCTAGCTTTGAGCATCCAAACTCTGATTTTCCACACCAACTTCAGTCATCGCAGTCGAGCTCTAGTGAGTACCAGCCCTTCCATTCACAGTCTGACCAAGAATCTGATGGCTCAG GTCCCTCAAGCAGGCGAAGGGAAACTCCAGGCCAAG gttcatcAATCACAAAGAGAAAGCCCCGAGTTCGAGGCCCCACATTGTGTTTGGATGTGTGGAACATGCCTGAAGGTCAGCATGTGGTTGTGGAGACAAATGAGGTAGGGCAGCCTGATGGTGATTCTGCCTGTAAGTTGGGTAACTTTCTGGGTACCATAGCCCGGGATGGACACCTAGCACCCCTTACCTATGCTGATTGGAGGGCGGTGCCTCAAGCTGCCAAGGATAATATGTTGCAACTTGCTAAG TCAAAGTTTGAGATAAGTCCAAGGGTTGAAAACTGGGTGCTCAAGACCCTGGGTAAAAGATGGAAGGACTGGAAGGCACAGTTAAAGGCCAAATATTTTAACAACAAGACGGATGATGAGCATATCGAGATTGATGACGAGCGGGTTCTCCCAGAGCAGCGGCCTATCCTCCTTGCATATTGGCGCTCTGAAGAGAGTCAG AAACGCTCTGCAATGAATAAGGCTAATCGTGCGAAACAAAGCATTGGACATACAGCAGGCACAAAAAGCTTTGCCCGAATCAGGAAGGAGGAG CGAAACAAGAGGCCAGATGGGGATGAGCCCACGAGAGCTGAGCTCTTCATTGTAACCCATCTGCGCAAGGATGGAACACCAGTTGATGAAACATCAGCAAACATTATT ACACAGCTTCAGGAACGTGCACAGGCCAATCCACAGCCTGCTTCACATGAAAGAGTTCTCCACGACGACATCTTCTCCCAAGTCATGGGAAAAGATGGCCATGGCCGTGTCCGAACTTATGGCTTAGGTCCATGCCCATCTGATATCTGGGGTCCAAGGCCCAGCCGCGCAGAAGCCATAGCAATCGCCTCGGAAGCTAAGAAGGCACTGAATGAAGTAGCCAAAATTAAGGAGAAGATGGAGGCGGTGGAGAGTAAATGTGCAGAAATGGAGGTCCAAATGGCTGAAATGAAGTCAGCATTGCAGAAGAGCCCAGTTTAG
- the LOC100249234 gene encoding uncharacterized protein LOC100249234 isoform X1 translates to MKRKRVLKKANPANAPSMGAIVNQTTDAASEDQRTNYEEQPIPSDPDPRHNEEEFNVALMVIKKIMSMDGTAPFNVPVNPIVLGVTDYFDVIGTPMDFGTILCNLENGVKYMNSEDVFNDARCIWENCYRYNKPGDRILELVKQVKENFMMLWTAAGLYSAEPRTESGDMPLLPSKDSGMQQIRCSPRCQMGSIASSQQDQSCHSQAQANTKPQSCKRLNLAEPSSSESHQLHPSSNETQSSHSQTGAATNSLRDTLNLSPRDTGKQSSRCLHGLPEGPMTNNQQDQLGSIQPHLQQAFQSSSFEHPNSDFPHQLQSSQSSSSEYQPFHSQSDQESDGSGPSSRRRETPGQGSSITKRKPRVRGPTLCLDVWNMPEGQHVVVETNEVGQPDGDSACKLGNFLGTIARDGHLAPLTYADWRAVPQAAKDNMLQLAKSKFEISPRVENWVLKTLGKRWKDWKAQLKAKYFNNKTDDEHIEIDDERVLPEQRPILLAYWRSEESQKRSAMNKANRAKQSIGHTAGTKSFARIRKEERNKRPDGDEPTRAELFIVTHLRKDGTPVDETSANIITQLQERAQANPQPASHERVLHDDIFSQVMGKDGHGRVRTYGLGPCPSDIWGPRPSRAEAIAIASEAKKALNEVAKIKEKMEAVESKCAEMEVQMAEMKSALQKSPV, encoded by the exons ATGAAGCGCAAGCGTGTGCTTAAGAAAGCTAATCCAGCGAATGCACCTTCAATGGGTGCAATTGTAAACCAAACTACTGATGCTGCTTCAGAAGATCAGAGGACAAACTATGAGGAACAACCAATACCTTCTGATCCTGATCCTCGGCACAATGAGGAAGAATTTAATGTTGCCTTGATG GTGATTAAGAAGATTATGAGTATGGATGGGACTGCACCGTTCAATGTTCCTGTCAACCCCATTGTCCTGGGAGTAACT GATTACTTTGATGTCATTGGTACACCAATGGATTTTGGGACAATACTTTGCAATCTTGAAAATGGGGTCAAGTACATGAATTCTGAGGATGTATTTAATGATGCACGATGCATTTGGGAGAACTGCTATAGATATAACAAGCCAGGTGATCGCATTTTGGAACTTGTGAAACAAGTGAAGGAGAATTTCATGATGCTTTGGACTGCAGCTGGGTTGTACAGTGCAGAACCGAGAACAGAGTCTG GGGACATGCCCTTACTGCCTTCCAAAGACAGTGGCATGCAGCAGATCAGATGTTCTCCTAGGTGCCAAATGGGCTCAATAGCCAGCAGCCAACAGGACCAATCATGCCACAGCCAAGCCCAAGCCAATACCAAGCCCCAGTCTTGTAAGAGACTTAACTTGGCAGAACCAAGCTCCAGCGAGTCACATCAGCTCCACCCAAGTTCCAACGAGACTCAATCCTCCCACTCACAAACCGGTGCAGCCACCAACAGTTTAA GAGACACACTTAATTTGTCTCCTAGAGATACTGGCAAGCAGAGCAGCAGGTGTTTGCATGGGCTCCCAGAGGGCCCAATGACCAACAACCAGCAGGATCAATTGGGCTCTATCCAACCTCATCTTCAGCAAGCCTTCCAGAGTTCTAGCTTTGAGCATCCAAACTCTGATTTTCCACACCAACTTCAGTCATCGCAGTCGAGCTCTAGTGAGTACCAGCCCTTCCATTCACAGTCTGACCAAGAATCTGATGGCTCAG GTCCCTCAAGCAGGCGAAGGGAAACTCCAGGCCAAG gttcatcAATCACAAAGAGAAAGCCCCGAGTTCGAGGCCCCACATTGTGTTTGGATGTGTGGAACATGCCTGAAGGTCAGCATGTGGTTGTGGAGACAAATGAGGTAGGGCAGCCTGATGGTGATTCTGCCTGTAAGTTGGGTAACTTTCTGGGTACCATAGCCCGGGATGGACACCTAGCACCCCTTACCTATGCTGATTGGAGGGCGGTGCCTCAAGCTGCCAAGGATAATATGTTGCAACTTGCTAAG TCAAAGTTTGAGATAAGTCCAAGGGTTGAAAACTGGGTGCTCAAGACCCTGGGTAAAAGATGGAAGGACTGGAAGGCACAGTTAAAGGCCAAATATTTTAACAACAAGACGGATGATGAGCATATCGAGATTGATGACGAGCGGGTTCTCCCAGAGCAGCGGCCTATCCTCCTTGCATATTGGCGCTCTGAAGAGAGTCAG AAACGCTCTGCAATGAATAAGGCTAATCGTGCGAAACAAAGCATTGGACATACAGCAGGCACAAAAAGCTTTGCCCGAATCAGGAAGGAGGAG CGAAACAAGAGGCCAGATGGGGATGAGCCCACGAGAGCTGAGCTCTTCATTGTAACCCATCTGCGCAAGGATGGAACACCAGTTGATGAAACATCAGCAAACATTATT ACACAGCTTCAGGAACGTGCACAGGCCAATCCACAGCCTGCTTCACATGAAAGAGTTCTCCACGACGACATCTTCTCCCAAGTCATGGGAAAAGATGGCCATGGCCGTGTCCGAACTTATGGCTTAGGTCCATGCCCATCTGATATCTGGGGTCCAAGGCCCAGCCGCGCAGAAGCCATAGCAATCGCCTCGGAAGCTAAGAAGGCACTGAATGAAGTAGCCAAAATTAAGGAGAAGATGGAGGCGGTGGAGAGTAAATGTGCAGAAATGGAGGTCCAAATGGCTGAAATGAAGTCAGCATTGCAGAAGAGCCCAGTTTAG
- the LOC100852923 gene encoding uncharacterized protein LOC100852923 isoform X1, whose product MRSKCAPKKNNPFNAPTIGADANRMSDTSLKDNEKTSHGETMLPHLDPQHRKEELTVALAVIKKVMSMEVAEPFNVPVNPIMLGITDYFDVIDKPMDFGTIRRNLENGVKYMNADDVFSDVQYIWENCYKYNKPGDPFLELVKQVKETFIMFWNAVGLYSTEPRMAPEHTPSLPPKDTPKRRSPRFSEGPMARSPQDHSSHSQPQPHLSHKRLKSAQPSSSQPHQLQQSSKETQPRLSSPSRQKQTKGQGSSSSRKRTRGPTCYIGLLRLRPGERITPQWSEDGELVQQEKGKKLTSYLGTLVRCQRNAPLQVKDWSQVPDEAKEKLWGLVLEKFDIDDEHKDYVMSSMGSKYRSYRYKMKAKYYDPYSTDEERLSNCPPDVSQDDWRWLVHYWGTPEVQAVSERNKANRSKHVIRHTSGSKSHAQIRYEQVKNTQMRKDGKAPNQIEMFVLTHTRKDGTPVDTESRDIMTQFEELSAQQAGRSPPPVDALYAQVMGRHGHVRGFGLGRTRSRASVGALVKEFAYVKEQLASVNQQLEKQRKELEEMALQKQQMQEEMQEWMEEQLMKMKDEMTQQLQQHMQQFQQRLRLMKIQLKPKE is encoded by the exons ATGAGGAGTAAATGTGCAcccaagaaaaataatccatTTAATGCACCTACAATCGGTGCTGATGCAAACCGGATGAGCGATACCTCACTGAAAGACAATGAGAAGACGAGCCATGGTGAAACAATGCTACCTCATCTGGATCCTCAACACAGGAAGGAAGAATTAACTGTTGCCCTTGCG GTCATTAAGAAGGTTATGAGTATGGAAGTGGCTGAACCATTCAATGTTCCTGTGAATCCTATCATGCTGGGAATAACT GATTATTTTGATGTCATTGATAAACCGATGGATTTTGGAACAATACGCCGCAATCTCGAAAATGGTGTTAAGTATATGAATGCTGATGATGTATTCAGTGATGTACAATACATTTGGGAGAACTGTTATAAATACAACAAACCAGGTGATCCCTTTCTGGAGCTTGTGAAGCAGGTAAAGGAGACGTTCATAATGTTTTGGAATGCAGTAGGGTTGTACAGCACTGAACCAAGAATGGCTCCTG AACACACACCATCACTGCCTCCTAAGGACACTCCCAAGAGACGTTCTCCTAGGTTCTCAGAGGGTCCAATGGCCAGAAGCCCACAGGATCATTCAAGCCACAGCCAGCCCCAACCCCACCTGTCCCATAAGAGATTAAAGTCAGCACAACCGAGCTCCAGTCAGCCACATCAACTCCAGCAAAGTTCCAAGGAAACTCAACCGAGATTAA gCTCACCCAGCAGGCAAAAACAAACTAAAGGTCAAG GTTCATCCTCTAGCCGAAAGAGGACACGTGGACCCACGTGCTACATTGGGTTGCTTAGATTGAGGCCAGGGGAGAGGATTACCCCTCAATGGAGTGAGGACGGGGAACTAGTTCAACAAGAGAAAGGGAAAAAACTCACTAGCTATTTGGGGACACTTGTGCGTTGTCAACGTAATGCACCTCTCCAAGTTAAAGATTGGTCCCAAGTACCTGATGAAGCTAAAGAGAAGCTCTGGGGTCTTGTCTTG GAGAAGTTTGATATTGATGATGAACATAAGGATTATGTAATGAGTTCCATGGGAAGTAAATACAGGAGCTACAGATATAAAATGAAGGCAAAGTACTATGATCCTTACAGCACAGATGAGGAGCGGTTGTCCAACTGTCCCCCAGATGTGTCTCAGGATGATTGGAGGTGGCTCGTTCATTATTGGGGAACACCAGAGGTACAG GCTGTATCAGAGAGAAACAAGGCAAATAGATCAAAACATGTTATCAGACATACTTCAGGTTCGAAGAGTCATGCACAAATACGATATGAACAGGTCAAGAAT ACTCAGATGAGGAAGGATGGAAAGGCACCTAATCAAATAGAGATGTTTGTCTTAACTCATACACGGAAGGATGGGACACCGGTTGATACTGAATCAAGAGACATTATG ACCCAGTTCGAGGAACTATCAGCTCAACAGGCCGGGAGATCACCACCACCTGTAGATGCACTATATGCCCAGGTGATGGGTAGGCATGGTCATGTGCGGGGGTTTGGATTAGGTCGGACTCGATCCAGGGCATCAGTGGGGGCTCTTGTGAAAGAATTTGCTTATGTGAAAGAACAACTTGCATCTGTAAATCAACAACTTGAAAAACAAAGGAAGGAATTAGAGGAGATGGCTTTACAAAAACAACAGATGCAGGAAGAGATGCAAGAATGGATGGAAGAACAACTGATGAAGATGAAAGATGAAATGACACAGCAATTGCAACAGCATATGCAGCAGTTTCAACAAAG GTTGAGGTTGATGAAAATCCAGCTGAAGCCAAAAGAATGA
- the LOC100852923 gene encoding uncharacterized protein LOC100852923 isoform X2, translating into MRSKCAPKKNNPFNAPTIGADANRMSDTSLKDNEKTSHGETMLPHLDPQHRKEELTVALAVIKKVMSMEVAEPFNVPVNPIMLGITDYFDVIDKPMDFGTIRRNLENGVKYMNADDVFSDVQYIWENCYKYNKPGDPFLELVKQVKETFIMFWNAVGLYSTEPRMAPEHTPSLPPKDTPKRRSPRFSEGPMARSPQDHSSHSQPQPHLSHKRLKSAQPSSSQPHQLQQSSKETQPRLSSPSRQKQTKGQGSSSSRKRTRGPTCYIGLLRLRPGERITPQWSEDGELVQQEKGKKLTSYLGTLVRCQRNAPLQVKDWSQVPDEAKEKLWGLVLEKFDIDDEHKDYVMSSMGSKYRSYRYKMKAKYYDPYSTDEERLSNCPPDVSQDDWRWLVHYWGTPEVQAVSERNKANRSKHVIRHTSGSKSHAQIRYEQTQMRKDGKAPNQIEMFVLTHTRKDGTPVDTESRDIMTQFEELSAQQAGRSPPPVDALYAQVMGRHGHVRGFGLGRTRSRASVGALVKEFAYVKEQLASVNQQLEKQRKELEEMALQKQQMQEEMQEWMEEQLMKMKDEMTQQLQQHMQQFQQRLRLMKIQLKPKE; encoded by the exons ATGAGGAGTAAATGTGCAcccaagaaaaataatccatTTAATGCACCTACAATCGGTGCTGATGCAAACCGGATGAGCGATACCTCACTGAAAGACAATGAGAAGACGAGCCATGGTGAAACAATGCTACCTCATCTGGATCCTCAACACAGGAAGGAAGAATTAACTGTTGCCCTTGCG GTCATTAAGAAGGTTATGAGTATGGAAGTGGCTGAACCATTCAATGTTCCTGTGAATCCTATCATGCTGGGAATAACT GATTATTTTGATGTCATTGATAAACCGATGGATTTTGGAACAATACGCCGCAATCTCGAAAATGGTGTTAAGTATATGAATGCTGATGATGTATTCAGTGATGTACAATACATTTGGGAGAACTGTTATAAATACAACAAACCAGGTGATCCCTTTCTGGAGCTTGTGAAGCAGGTAAAGGAGACGTTCATAATGTTTTGGAATGCAGTAGGGTTGTACAGCACTGAACCAAGAATGGCTCCTG AACACACACCATCACTGCCTCCTAAGGACACTCCCAAGAGACGTTCTCCTAGGTTCTCAGAGGGTCCAATGGCCAGAAGCCCACAGGATCATTCAAGCCACAGCCAGCCCCAACCCCACCTGTCCCATAAGAGATTAAAGTCAGCACAACCGAGCTCCAGTCAGCCACATCAACTCCAGCAAAGTTCCAAGGAAACTCAACCGAGATTAA gCTCACCCAGCAGGCAAAAACAAACTAAAGGTCAAG GTTCATCCTCTAGCCGAAAGAGGACACGTGGACCCACGTGCTACATTGGGTTGCTTAGATTGAGGCCAGGGGAGAGGATTACCCCTCAATGGAGTGAGGACGGGGAACTAGTTCAACAAGAGAAAGGGAAAAAACTCACTAGCTATTTGGGGACACTTGTGCGTTGTCAACGTAATGCACCTCTCCAAGTTAAAGATTGGTCCCAAGTACCTGATGAAGCTAAAGAGAAGCTCTGGGGTCTTGTCTTG GAGAAGTTTGATATTGATGATGAACATAAGGATTATGTAATGAGTTCCATGGGAAGTAAATACAGGAGCTACAGATATAAAATGAAGGCAAAGTACTATGATCCTTACAGCACAGATGAGGAGCGGTTGTCCAACTGTCCCCCAGATGTGTCTCAGGATGATTGGAGGTGGCTCGTTCATTATTGGGGAACACCAGAGGTACAG GCTGTATCAGAGAGAAACAAGGCAAATAGATCAAAACATGTTATCAGACATACTTCAGGTTCGAAGAGTCATGCACAAATACGATATGAACAG ACTCAGATGAGGAAGGATGGAAAGGCACCTAATCAAATAGAGATGTTTGTCTTAACTCATACACGGAAGGATGGGACACCGGTTGATACTGAATCAAGAGACATTATG ACCCAGTTCGAGGAACTATCAGCTCAACAGGCCGGGAGATCACCACCACCTGTAGATGCACTATATGCCCAGGTGATGGGTAGGCATGGTCATGTGCGGGGGTTTGGATTAGGTCGGACTCGATCCAGGGCATCAGTGGGGGCTCTTGTGAAAGAATTTGCTTATGTGAAAGAACAACTTGCATCTGTAAATCAACAACTTGAAAAACAAAGGAAGGAATTAGAGGAGATGGCTTTACAAAAACAACAGATGCAGGAAGAGATGCAAGAATGGATGGAAGAACAACTGATGAAGATGAAAGATGAAATGACACAGCAATTGCAACAGCATATGCAGCAGTTTCAACAAAG GTTGAGGTTGATGAAAATCCAGCTGAAGCCAAAAGAATGA